The Falsibacillus pallidus genome contains the following window.
ATCCTATTTCCAAGCCATTACAACAAGGACTGCAGGATTCAATACAATAGATATCGGCAGCATGGACGAATCCACGATATTTCTCTTCCTGATATTAATGTTTATTGGTGCAGGGAGCGCCTCCACCGGAGGAGGGATAAAACTTACCACTTTTTTGGTTATAGGTTTGGCTGTAATAAGTTTTATTCGAGGAAAAGATGATGTCTTCATTTTTAAAAGGACCATTAAACCAAATATCGTAATGAAATCTTTGGCCATAACGATCACGAGTATTTCCATTGTCGTATTGGCGGTCTTTCTATTGAACATTACAGAAAAAGCATCCTTCGTGAAAGTTTTGTTTGAAGTGGTATCAGCCTTTGGTACCGTCGGCGTTACGATGGGACTGACAGGTTCCTTATCGTTTCTCGGGAAAATCATTATCATATTGGTAATGTTTGCAGGCAAACTGGGGCCGCTGACATTGGCATTTTTGATCGCAAAACCAAACAAAGCCAATTTTAAATATCCAAGTGAAGAGGTAATGACCGGTTAAGAAATAAAATAAAAAGGATATCCGGCAAACGGATATCCTTTTTGTTTATTCATTGGCAAGAGCCATTCTTTTTTGTACCATATGAAGCCTTGCGGATAAAGTGACGGCTCCAGCTGCCAGTCCTATAATGAGTCCAAGCCAATAGCCATACGCTTCAAAGCTGGTATGATTGGCAAGGAGGTATCCTGCAGGGAGCCCGATGACCCAATACGAAACCAATGCCATAATAAAAGTTATATTTACGTCCTTATATCCCCTAAGTGCACCCTGTACAGGTGCTTGGATGGCATCAGAAAGCTGAAAGAACACGGCATAAAGAAGAAAATGGGATGTTAACGCAATGACTTCCTTATTTCCACTGTATATTGAAGCAATTTGATCTTTGAACCCAAAGAGAAATATTCCGCAGACCATAGCCATGGCAATGGCAGAAACAAGACCGATCCAGCTATATTTCCTTGCGTCTTCGTATCTTTTGGCGCCTACTTCAAATCCGACAACAATCGTTAACCCCATAGAAATACTTAAGGGAATCATATATAGAAATGATGCAAAATTGAGTGCAGCCTGATGTGAAGCAATGATTAGCGTACTATATTCGCTCATTAAAAGGGTTACGGCAGAAAATATGCTTGTTTCGAAAAAAATAGATAAGCCGATTGGTATGCCGATTTTGAAAATTTCCTTCCATACTCGAAAAGATGGGAGCTGTGTTTTGGAAAACACTTTATAGGCCGAAAAAGGCTTGCGTAGATGAATGATAATCATTGCGAGTCCCGTAATGGTCCAATAGGTGATCGCAGAAGCATAGCCAGCACCGACTCCACCGAGTTCAGGGAAACCAAATTTCCCAAAGATGAATACATAATTAAAAAATGCGTTGATTGGCAAGGAGAGAAGAGTAATCGCCATAGAGACCCTTGTTTTGCCTAGTGCATCAATGAAAGATCGCAGCACGTTATAGATAAACAATGGGATCATACCCGCAGATAGGGCAGTAAGGTAATCGTGTGAAATAACCCTTACATGCTTTTCTACATTCATGTGATCAAGAATGGGATCGAGGATCACAGAGCCGATTAATAACACCAAAATGGCCATGACAATTGCAACATAGATGCCTTGAATGACGGAGGAGGACACATCTGATTTATTTTTCGCCCCGGCTAATTGAGCGACAATCGGTGTGATGGCAAGAAGGATTCCACTCAGCCCAGTAAAGACTGGAACCCATAATGAAGAACCGATTGCAACACCGGCAAGATCTTTAGCTGAATACTGGCCGGACATCATTGTATCAAGGAAATTCATTGAGAACATGGCAAGCTGGGTGACCAAAATGGGAATCAATATTTTGATGAATAATTGAATTTTATCTTTTAATGTGTGTGTTTCATACATAAGGTGACCTCGGTTCTAAAAATTTCGGAAGACGAATGAATTATATCATGATTAGTGTCCTATATGTGCAAATAGAATTTTTCCTTGTGTATATATGCCATTTAGAATATTTCCTTTTTCCACTCATATATTGTATGGACAAGCAATAGGAAAGGGGTATAAAAATATGGCTTACCGATACTCAAAAGGATGGTTTATTCAGCAGCTGAAAACGATTGGACTGACTAAACATCCTATCGAAAGAAAGAAACTGGAGTTGTATCGTACATTTGTTGTGAGAAATTTATACGAAGAACATTTCGGTCCTACTGAAGCAGAAAAAGAATAAATCAGAAATAGAAAAAAGCAAAGCGGATGCTTTGCTTTTTATGCTTCCAGGACCTGTGTGTCTTCTTCCGCAGGCTGGCGCATGATATGAAGAGTAAAAAGATCTTTTGGTATTTCATATAAATCATATATTTCTTCTGCGGCATTGAGTTGATCATAGACCGATTTTCTGGATTCATTGGCTTTTAGGACATAAGGCAATTTTTCGGCAGCCTTACGTGATCTTGTGTTCACTTTTCTGATGCGCATAAAAATGGTCTGGATTTCAAGTTCAAAGAATAGTTCTTTGAAAAATTCATCTTTTGCCATAGCGTTGTAGCCTTTTCCATGAGCCGGCTTTCCAAGCCATGTCCCAAGGAAACCTGCGCCATCTTCAATGTCAAACAGATTGATTGTCCCGATTGGTGCACCCCATTCATCCAGAATGGTTCTTGAGATCAGCTGCCCTTGTTCCTCTGCTTCTATTGTCTGTTTTGTCAGAAAGACAAATTCATCGTAAGAGTAAGCTTTTTGGCGAACAAAAGGGAAGACATCAGGGTGCGTCATCAACTCGAACAGAACGTGGCATTCTTGTCCGCATATCTCGCGCTTTTTAAGCATGAGAATCCCTCCCGATGAGAGCAGTCCAAAGCAGGATCCACCCTCGAAATTTTTCATAGACTTCATAAAAAATTTCGGGGTGGGAATCGAACCCACTAGGACCAGCTGAAAAAATTATTACCACTGGTGGCGCACCATTTGCCTTCCCTCAATTGCGTATAAAATTGTGTGTTGAATTAAAATCTATTTCCTCTGTATCATACAAAAAAAATCAGGAAATGGGAATAGTGAAATTGTTAATTTTTCTTGAAGTTTTTCCACCAATTTTTGACAAAAAACTGCATGCTTTTCTTATAAATCCGAAAATGCGATTTCGCCGCTGATGACTGTCATGACAGGCTTTGACATAAAGTCAAATGGATGTCCGTTCCATAGGACAATATCTGCATCTTTTCCTTCTTCGATGCTGCCGATTCTATCATCCACTTTTAAGTTGCGGGCAGGAAGAATGGTGATTCCTTCGAGCGCCTTTTGCAATGGCAGCCCTTCCCTTACGGCAAGGGCTGCACAAACGGGCAGATACTGAACGGGCGTGTAGGGGTGGTCGGTTGTAATCGACACTTCAACACCTCTTTTGGTCAATTCTTGATAGGTCTTCCATGTCTTGTTTTTTAATTCCACTTTCGATCTTCTTGTCAAAGTGGGCCCAACGCACACCTTTAAGTTTAGATCCTTTAATTCATCCGCAATGAGATGACCCTCGGTACAGTGCTCAATCCTCAAGTCCAAGTCAAATTCTTCAGCGAATCTGAGGGCAGACAAAATATCATCTGCACGATGGGCATGCACCCTTACTGGTATTTCCTTTTTCAATGCCTTAACTAGAGGGGCCACACGAAGGTCTTCAGGATGATCACAATATTTGGCTTTATAAAATGCTTCACGCAGCATTCCCATGATCCCCATCCTTGTAATGCTGTCGTTATTGCCGTTGCTGTGTATCCTTTTAGGGTTTTCGCCGAGGGCAAGCTTCAGACCAGCAGTTTCCTTTAAAAGCATCTTCCGAATATTTTTCCCATGAGTTTTAATAACAGAGGTTGTCCCACCAATCACGTTGGCACTGCCAGGCATTATCCCGACGGTCGTGATGCCGTAGCGGATCGCATCTTGGAATCCCGGATCTAATGGATACACGCCATCAATGGCACGGATATGTGGTGTCAGAGGTTCGACAGTTTCATTTGCATCGTTTCCTGCCCATCCGGTGCCTTCATCATAAAGTCCAAGATGTGTATGGGCATCAATAAATCCAGGCAGCAAGTATCTTCCGCCGCAGTCTATGACGGTCTCATGATTCGTTTCAGGAAATAAGCCGAATCCAATTTCTTTAATTTTTCCATCCACGATCCTAACATCCCCATTCTGGATAGGGGCAAAGGTAACCGGGATGATATGAGCATTCTTTAATAGTATATGATTCAT
Protein-coding sequences here:
- a CDS encoding MATE family efflux transporter, giving the protein MYETHTLKDKIQLFIKILIPILVTQLAMFSMNFLDTMMSGQYSAKDLAGVAIGSSLWVPVFTGLSGILLAITPIVAQLAGAKNKSDVSSSVIQGIYVAIVMAILVLLIGSVILDPILDHMNVEKHVRVISHDYLTALSAGMIPLFIYNVLRSFIDALGKTRVSMAITLLSLPINAFFNYVFIFGKFGFPELGGVGAGYASAITYWTITGLAMIIIHLRKPFSAYKVFSKTQLPSFRVWKEIFKIGIPIGLSIFFETSIFSAVTLLMSEYSTLIIASHQAALNFASFLYMIPLSISMGLTIVVGFEVGAKRYEDARKYSWIGLVSAIAMAMVCGIFLFGFKDQIASIYSGNKEVIALTSHFLLYAVFFQLSDAIQAPVQGALRGYKDVNITFIMALVSYWVIGLPAGYLLANHTSFEAYGYWLGLIIGLAAGAVTLSARLHMVQKRMALANE
- a CDS encoding amidohydrolase; the encoded protein is MNHILLKNAHIIPVTFAPIQNGDVRIVDGKIKEIGFGLFPETNHETVIDCGGRYLLPGFIDAHTHLGLYDEGTGWAGNDANETVEPLTPHIRAIDGVYPLDPGFQDAIRYGITTVGIMPGSANVIGGTTSVIKTHGKNIRKMLLKETAGLKLALGENPKRIHSNGNNDSITRMGIMGMLREAFYKAKYCDHPEDLRVAPLVKALKKEIPVRVHAHRADDILSALRFAEEFDLDLRIEHCTEGHLIADELKDLNLKVCVGPTLTRRSKVELKNKTWKTYQELTKRGVEVSITTDHPYTPVQYLPVCAALAVREGLPLQKALEGITILPARNLKVDDRIGSIEEGKDADIVLWNGHPFDFMSKPVMTVISGEIAFSDL
- a CDS encoding DUF2639 domain-containing protein: MAYRYSKGWFIQQLKTIGLTKHPIERKKLELYRTFVVRNLYEEHFGPTEAEKE
- a CDS encoding GNAT family N-acetyltransferase, with the translated sequence MLKKREICGQECHVLFELMTHPDVFPFVRQKAYSYDEFVFLTKQTIEAEEQGQLISRTILDEWGAPIGTINLFDIEDGAGFLGTWLGKPAHGKGYNAMAKDEFFKELFFELEIQTIFMRIRKVNTRSRKAAEKLPYVLKANESRKSVYDQLNAAEEIYDLYEIPKDLFTLHIMRQPAEEDTQVLEA